In Streptomyces sp. NBC_00433, a single genomic region encodes these proteins:
- a CDS encoding D-alanyl-D-alanine carboxypeptidase, which yields MSNRRAATRVRHRVGAVFGAGCCLAVLAAPAHAAGDSQVGGAQLSEPGVQVQREDGAPHLPSGISALSWTVSDARTGQVLAAKNAHRELPPASTLKTLFAVTVLPRFPAGETHKVTDGDLAGIGAGSSLVGVQAGQTYTVADLWRGVFLASGNDAVHVLSHMNGSVPLTVAQMQAKAQMLGADDTHVVSPDGYDNPGQVSSAYDLALFARAGLANRDFAGYASTVSADFPGGYDAHGVYVKSFGIQNTNRLLTGAGGVHPYPGLIGVKNGYTTNAGNTLVAAATREGRTLIVTVMNPQSGLPQAVYTEAGKLLDWGFAAAGHTTSVGTLNAAPTAYHLKGAPAQAPVPAKREQAQPKPAEHKPTPAPAAHSSNASARAWYVGGGLAVVAAASVVLLRRKTGGGRNR from the coding sequence ATGAGCAACCGCCGTGCAGCCACCCGTGTCCGCCACCGCGTCGGCGCCGTATTCGGTGCCGGATGCTGCCTGGCCGTGCTCGCGGCACCGGCCCACGCGGCCGGGGACTCGCAGGTCGGCGGAGCGCAGCTCAGCGAACCCGGGGTGCAGGTGCAGCGCGAGGACGGCGCCCCGCACCTGCCGTCCGGCATCAGCGCCCTGTCGTGGACGGTGTCGGACGCCCGGACCGGCCAGGTCCTCGCCGCGAAGAACGCGCACCGCGAACTGCCGCCCGCGTCCACCCTCAAGACGCTCTTCGCGGTGACCGTCCTCCCCCGCTTCCCCGCCGGCGAGACCCACAAGGTCACCGACGGCGACCTGGCCGGCATCGGCGCCGGCAGCAGCCTGGTCGGGGTGCAGGCCGGGCAGACGTACACCGTCGCCGACCTGTGGCGCGGCGTCTTCCTCGCGTCGGGCAACGACGCCGTGCACGTCCTGTCGCACATGAACGGCTCGGTGCCGCTGACGGTGGCCCAGATGCAGGCCAAGGCGCAGATGCTGGGCGCCGACGACACCCATGTCGTCTCGCCGGACGGCTACGACAACCCCGGCCAGGTCTCCTCCGCCTACGACCTGGCGCTGTTCGCCCGCGCGGGCCTGGCGAACCGCGACTTCGCCGGCTACGCCTCGACGGTGAGCGCGGATTTCCCCGGCGGCTACGACGCGCACGGCGTGTACGTGAAGTCGTTCGGCATCCAGAACACCAACCGGCTGCTGACCGGCGCGGGCGGCGTCCACCCGTACCCGGGGCTGATCGGGGTGAAGAACGGCTACACCACCAACGCCGGCAACACCCTGGTCGCCGCCGCGACCAGGGAGGGCAGGACGCTCATCGTCACCGTGATGAACCCGCAGTCGGGCCTGCCCCAGGCCGTCTACACCGAGGCGGGCAAGCTGCTCGACTGGGGCTTCGCCGCCGCGGGGCACACCACCTCCGTGGGCACCCTGAACGCCGCGCCGACCGCCTACCACCTCAAGGGCGCCCCCGCGCAGGCCCCGGTACCGGCGAAGCGGGAGCAGGCGCAGCCGAAGCCCGCGGAGCACAAGCCGACTCCGGCGCCGGCCGCGCACTCCTCGAACGCGTCGGCACGTGCCTGGTACGTGGGCGGCGGCCTCGCCGTGGTGGCGGCCGCGTCCGTCGTGCTGCTGCGGCGCAAGACCGGCGGCGGCCGGAACCGCTGA
- a CDS encoding RNA polymerase-binding protein RbpA — protein MSERALRGTRLGATSYETDRGIDLAPRQTVEYACRNGHRFEMPFSVEAEIPPEWECRACGQTALLVDGEGPEEKTTKPARTHWDMLMERRTLEELEEVLAERLAVLRSGAMNIAVHPRDNRKTA, from the coding sequence ATGAGTGAGCGAGCTCTCCGCGGCACGCGACTCGGGGCCACCAGCTACGAGACCGACCGCGGTATCGATCTGGCCCCGCGCCAGACCGTTGAGTACGCATGCCGGAACGGACATCGATTTGAGATGCCGTTCTCGGTCGAGGCCGAGATTCCGCCGGAGTGGGAGTGCCGCGCCTGCGGCCAGACCGCACTCCTGGTGGACGGAGAGGGCCCGGAGGAGAAGACCACAAAGCCCGCGCGCACGCACTGGGACATGCTCATGGAGCGCCGCACGCTGGAGGAGTTGGAGGAGGTGCTGGCCGAAAGGCTGGCCGTCCTGCGCTCCGGGGCGATGAACATCGCGGTGCATCCGCGCGACAACCGCAAGACAGCTTGA
- a CDS encoding AAA family ATPase, with protein MLHGRDGEAAALRALLDGARAGHSGVLVLRGEAGIGKTALLDDLVAAAGDMTVVRGSGVEFEAELPFAGLQLLLRTAQGALDALPEPQRRALRAAFGLATEGAGEPMFVGLAVLSLLSEHAGDGPLLCVVDDAQWLDRASTDALLFAARRLDAEGVALVFAARDGEGAFAAPGLPELRPAALDEAAAAALLADRAGPLAEPVLRRVLAEAQGNPLALLELPVGLRESDAGAGAGAGTLPLTSRLQLAFHGRASHLPRGTQTLLLVAAADHTGELGTILRAAADLGADVADLPPAQDTGLVTVDGTALRFRHPLVRAAIHQRAALPERLAAHRALARAADPEREADHRAWHLAAAATGPDESVATALEKTAGRARERSGHTAAAAAYDRAARLSTDPGARLRRLLLAAESASEAGEIPRARAFADQAARAAATHRPVKGAPGPDDPPGSPGHSAGDTGPRRPPVRPPGDTPGPDERNAPGSPGAEAPVPRHTDDGSGPHRTPTPGAEPPSPAEPAGQAMARALHVRGLADFWEGDFPGAHRRLIEGAGLVAGSDPARAARMLVQATHTAWYLGADEVADTVERLAALALPADAPILPVAVFLAAALGREAAGRVPPAVGAAADAARAAHGGRVDPRDLVMLCGVGLTLGQDAQSHELTTALAAESRESGGVGRLTTIMFFRAEAEIFDGRYDDAAATAAEALRIAADTGQRQWVSQLSSALAHIAAVRGDEEECRRLVDTALAGGSGTAMAPGAPWAYWSQGLLDLGLGRAQAALERLALLGGESVRHHICATRSVPDLVEAAVRLGVPGRADAPFARFEAWAARSGQDWAAALVARCRALRAPDAEAEAYFRQAMAAHDPHRRAMESARTDLLYGEWLRRARRKNEARVRLRAALDAFERLGARPWAGRARGELAAAGGTVPEAGREGGTVDGAAGLTPQESQIVRLAAEGLSNKDIAARLFLSPRTVGYHLYKAYPKLGVVSRGELAGMFG; from the coding sequence ATGCTGCACGGACGGGACGGGGAAGCGGCGGCGCTGCGCGCGCTGCTCGACGGCGCGCGGGCCGGGCACAGCGGGGTGCTGGTGCTGCGTGGTGAGGCCGGGATCGGCAAGACCGCGCTGCTCGACGACCTGGTGGCCGCGGCCGGCGACATGACGGTGGTGCGCGGCTCGGGCGTCGAATTCGAGGCGGAACTGCCCTTCGCCGGACTCCAGTTGCTGCTACGCACGGCACAGGGGGCGCTGGACGCGCTGCCCGAGCCGCAACGGCGGGCGCTGCGGGCGGCGTTCGGGCTGGCGACGGAGGGCGCGGGCGAGCCGATGTTCGTCGGGCTCGCGGTCCTCTCGCTGCTGTCGGAGCACGCCGGGGACGGGCCGCTGCTGTGCGTCGTGGACGACGCCCAGTGGCTGGACCGGGCGTCCACCGACGCGCTGCTCTTCGCGGCCCGCCGGCTGGACGCCGAGGGCGTCGCGCTGGTCTTCGCCGCGCGGGACGGCGAGGGCGCCTTCGCCGCGCCGGGACTACCCGAGCTGCGCCCCGCGGCGCTGGACGAGGCGGCGGCCGCCGCGCTGCTCGCCGACCGGGCGGGGCCGCTCGCCGAGCCGGTCCTGCGCCGGGTCCTCGCCGAGGCGCAGGGCAATCCGCTGGCGCTGCTCGAACTGCCGGTCGGGCTGCGCGAATCCGACGCCGGGGCCGGCGCCGGGGCCGGGACGCTGCCGCTGACCAGCCGGCTGCAACTGGCCTTCCACGGCCGGGCCAGCCACCTGCCGCGGGGCACCCAGACGCTGCTGCTGGTGGCCGCCGCGGACCACACCGGCGAGCTGGGCACGATCCTGCGGGCCGCGGCCGACCTCGGCGCGGACGTCGCGGACCTGCCGCCCGCGCAGGACACCGGGCTGGTGACGGTGGACGGCACGGCGCTGCGCTTCCGCCACCCGCTGGTGCGGGCCGCGATCCACCAGCGGGCCGCGCTGCCCGAGCGCCTCGCCGCCCACCGCGCGCTGGCTCGGGCCGCCGACCCCGAGCGCGAGGCGGACCACCGGGCCTGGCACCTGGCGGCCGCCGCGACCGGCCCCGACGAGAGCGTGGCGACCGCCCTGGAGAAGACCGCGGGCCGCGCCAGGGAACGCAGCGGCCACACCGCGGCGGCCGCCGCGTACGACCGCGCCGCCCGCCTGAGCACCGACCCCGGCGCCCGCCTGCGCCGCCTCCTCCTGGCCGCCGAATCCGCCTCCGAGGCCGGCGAGATCCCCCGCGCCCGCGCCTTCGCCGACCAGGCCGCCCGTGCGGCAGCCACCCACCGGCCCGTCAAGGGCGCCCCTGGCCCGGACGATCCCCCTGGCTCCCCCGGGCACTCCGCCGGCGACACCGGACCCCGCCGGCCGCCCGTACGGCCCCCAGGCGACACCCCTGGCCCGGACGAGCGGAACGCGCCAGGCTCCCCCGGCGCAGAAGCACCCGTCCCCCGGCACACCGACGACGGCTCGGGACCCCACCGGACGCCCACGCCCGGCGCGGAGCCGCCGAGCCCCGCTGAGCCCGCCGGGCAGGCGATGGCGCGGGCGCTCCATGTGCGCGGGCTCGCGGACTTCTGGGAGGGGGACTTCCCCGGGGCGCACCGGCGGCTCATCGAGGGTGCCGGGCTGGTCGCGGGGAGCGATCCGGCGCGGGCGGCGCGGATGCTGGTGCAGGCCACGCACACCGCCTGGTATCTCGGGGCGGACGAGGTCGCGGACACCGTCGAGCGGCTGGCGGCGCTGGCGCTGCCCGCGGACGCGCCGATCCTGCCGGTGGCGGTGTTCCTGGCCGCGGCGCTGGGCCGGGAGGCGGCGGGGCGGGTCCCGCCTGCCGTCGGCGCGGCCGCGGACGCGGCGCGGGCGGCGCACGGCGGCCGGGTGGACCCGCGGGACCTGGTGATGCTGTGCGGGGTGGGCCTGACCCTCGGGCAGGACGCCCAGTCGCACGAGCTGACCACGGCGCTGGCCGCCGAGAGCCGGGAGAGCGGCGGGGTGGGGCGGCTCACCACGATCATGTTCTTCCGCGCCGAGGCGGAGATCTTCGACGGCCGCTACGACGACGCGGCCGCGACGGCGGCCGAGGCGCTGCGGATCGCCGCGGACACCGGTCAGCGGCAGTGGGTGAGCCAGTTGAGCAGCGCCCTGGCGCACATCGCCGCGGTGCGCGGTGACGAGGAGGAATGCCGCCGCCTGGTGGACACGGCGCTCGCGGGCGGCTCGGGCACGGCGATGGCGCCGGGCGCACCGTGGGCGTACTGGTCGCAGGGGCTGCTCGACCTGGGGCTCGGCCGCGCGCAGGCGGCGCTGGAGCGGCTGGCGCTGCTCGGCGGGGAGTCGGTGCGGCACCACATCTGCGCGACCCGCAGCGTCCCGGACCTGGTGGAGGCGGCGGTACGGCTCGGTGTGCCGGGGCGCGCGGACGCGCCCTTCGCCCGGTTCGAGGCGTGGGCGGCGCGTTCGGGGCAGGACTGGGCAGCGGCGCTGGTGGCCCGCTGCCGGGCGCTGCGGGCGCCGGACGCGGAGGCGGAGGCGTACTTCCGGCAGGCGATGGCGGCCCACGACCCGCACCGGCGGGCCATGGAGTCGGCGCGTACCGACCTGCTGTACGGCGAGTGGCTGCGGCGGGCGCGGCGCAAGAACGAGGCCCGGGTGCGGCTGCGGGCGGCGCTGGACGCCTTCGAGCGGCTCGGCGCGCGCCCGTGGGCGGGCCGGGCGCGGGGCGAGTTGGCCGCGGCGGGCGGCACGGTGCCCGAGGCGGGCCGGGAGGGCGGCACGGTGGACGGGGCGGCCGGGCTCACCCCGCAGGAGTCGCAGATCGTCCGGCTGGCAGCGGAGGGCCTGTCGAACAAGGACATCGCGGCCCGGCTGTTCCTGAGCCCGCGGACGGTCGGCTACCACCTCTACAAGGCGTATCCGAAGCTCGGCGTGGTCTCCCGCGGCGAGCTGGCAGGGATGTTCGGGTAG
- a CDS encoding uridine kinase, with the protein MQLTPITWPRLAEALAERIAATPPPAGPWWRVAVDGAPAAGTAGLADALAAALPALGHPVLRARAQDFWRPASQRLEYGHEDVDAYYQLWLDTGALRREVLDPLGPGGSGRALPSLRDPGTDRSTRADYVALPSGGVLVLDGPLLLGQGLPLDLTVHLRLSEGALRRRTEPAEQWTLPAYQRYSREALPEESADVLVRADDPRHPAWTG; encoded by the coding sequence GTGCAGCTCACCCCGATCACCTGGCCCCGGCTCGCTGAGGCCCTCGCGGAGCGGATCGCCGCGACCCCGCCGCCCGCGGGACCGTGGTGGCGCGTGGCGGTGGACGGCGCACCCGCCGCCGGCACCGCCGGCCTCGCGGACGCGCTGGCCGCCGCGCTGCCCGCCCTCGGCCACCCGGTGCTGCGGGCGAGGGCGCAGGACTTCTGGCGGCCCGCCTCGCAGCGCCTCGAATACGGCCACGAGGACGTGGACGCCTACTACCAGCTGTGGCTGGACACCGGCGCCCTGCGCCGCGAGGTGCTCGACCCGCTCGGGCCCGGCGGCAGCGGGCGGGCGCTGCCGTCGCTGCGCGACCCCGGCACGGACCGCTCCACCCGGGCGGACTACGTGGCGCTGCCGTCCGGCGGCGTCCTGGTGCTCGACGGCCCGCTGCTGCTCGGGCAGGGGCTGCCGCTGGATCTGACGGTCCATCTGCGGCTGTCGGAGGGTGCGCTGCGGCGGCGTACGGAGCCGGCCGAGCAGTGGACGCTGCCCGCCTACCAGCGCTATTCCCGCGAGGCGCTGCCGGAGGAGAGCGCCGATGTCCTGGTGCGCGCCGACGATCCGCGGCACCCGGCCTGGACCGGCTGA
- a CDS encoding LysM peptidoglycan-binding domain-containing M23 family metallopeptidase, translated as MPAKGQHRKPRSLNRLTKVCIAAGTGAAALALPLVSVAHASAAEPSKAPAASATSHYTVVPGDTLAKIATAHHVKGGWKPLYNANKKVIGANPSLIRPGMHLTLNTAVAKAAPAPAKKAAPAAAKKAVSSSGYTKPVGDAAIGTPYHAAGSNWSSGYHTGVDFLVWSGTPVHSVAAGTVVHAGADGSYGNDVIIKHADGKYTLYGHLTNPVVSVGQSVTAGQEIGISGATGNVTGPHLHFEVRTTPNYGSDIDPVAYLAAHGVTV; from the coding sequence ATGCCCGCAAAGGGTCAGCACCGCAAGCCCCGCTCGCTCAACCGCCTCACCAAGGTGTGCATAGCCGCCGGTACCGGAGCCGCCGCCCTCGCGCTGCCGCTGGTCTCCGTCGCCCACGCGTCGGCCGCCGAGCCCTCCAAGGCCCCCGCCGCCTCCGCCACGTCGCATTACACCGTGGTCCCCGGCGACACGCTGGCGAAGATCGCCACCGCCCACCACGTGAAGGGCGGCTGGAAGCCGCTCTACAACGCCAACAAGAAGGTCATCGGCGCCAACCCGAGCCTGATCCGCCCCGGCATGCACCTCACGCTGAACACCGCCGTGGCCAAGGCCGCCCCCGCCCCGGCCAAGAAGGCCGCCCCGGCGGCGGCGAAGAAGGCCGTCAGCTCCTCCGGCTACACCAAGCCGGTCGGCGACGCCGCCATCGGCACCCCCTACCACGCCGCGGGCTCCAACTGGTCGTCCGGCTACCACACCGGCGTCGACTTCCTGGTCTGGAGCGGCACCCCGGTCCACTCGGTCGCCGCGGGCACCGTCGTGCACGCCGGCGCCGACGGCTCCTACGGCAACGACGTGATCATCAAGCACGCCGACGGCAAGTACACGCTGTACGGCCACCTGACCAACCCGGTCGTCTCGGTCGGCCAGAGCGTCACCGCAGGCCAGGAGATCGGCATATCCGGCGCCACCGGCAATGTCACCGGCCCGCACCTGCACTTCGAGGTCCGGACCACCCCGAACTACGGCTCGGACATCGACCCGGTCGCCTACCTCGCCGCGCACGGCGTCACCGTCTGA
- a CDS encoding phytanoyl-CoA dioxygenase family protein, whose translation MGDHAGDDGGTELAEAFLRDGFVKIEGAFSTETARECEALLWKETGCDPDDRATWTEPVRWVGGMAQPPFVAAANTPVLHAAFDALVGPGRWAPRPSIGSFPLRFPHEDEPDDAGWHIDGSYLPEGETWYFANVRSRDRALLMLFLFTDVTEDNAPTRIRVGSHLDMPALLAPYGEAGASILGIAPAMVAATDHRPEVLATGRAGDVFLCHPFLVHAAQPHHGTQPRFLAQPPLHPAVPLELDRPDGAYSPVESAIRQGLGPGVNGGRQDVG comes from the coding sequence ATGGGCGATCACGCGGGAGACGACGGCGGTACGGAGCTGGCGGAGGCCTTCCTGCGGGACGGCTTCGTCAAGATCGAGGGGGCATTCTCCACGGAGACCGCACGGGAGTGCGAGGCGCTGCTGTGGAAGGAGACCGGGTGCGACCCGGACGACCGGGCGACCTGGACCGAACCGGTGCGCTGGGTCGGCGGGATGGCGCAGCCGCCCTTCGTCGCCGCGGCCAACACCCCTGTGCTGCATGCCGCGTTCGACGCCCTGGTGGGGCCTGGACGCTGGGCGCCGCGACCGTCCATCGGCTCCTTCCCCCTGCGCTTCCCGCACGAGGACGAGCCGGACGACGCCGGCTGGCACATCGACGGCAGCTACCTGCCCGAGGGCGAGACCTGGTATTTCGCCAACGTGCGGTCCAGGGACAGGGCCTTGCTCATGCTGTTCCTCTTCACCGACGTCACCGAGGACAATGCGCCGACCAGGATCCGCGTCGGCTCGCACCTGGACATGCCGGCGCTGCTCGCCCCGTACGGCGAGGCGGGCGCGTCGATACTCGGGATCGCGCCCGCCATGGTCGCCGCCACGGACCACCGCCCGGAGGTGCTCGCCACCGGACGGGCCGGCGACGTCTTCCTGTGCCACCCCTTCCTGGTGCACGCGGCGCAGCCCCACCACGGCACGCAGCCGCGCTTCCTGGCGCAGCCGCCGCTCCACCCCGCGGTGCCGCTGGAGCTGGACCGGCCCGACGGGGCCTATTCGCCGGTCGAGTCGGCGATCCGGCAGGGGCTGGGGCCCGGCGTGAACGGCGGCCGCCAGGACGTCGGTTAG
- a CDS encoding LLM class flavin-dependent oxidoreductase: MSSVLRDTPFSILDRSRIREGEDGSRALRETVALAREAEALGYHRFWVSEHHSVPGVAGSAPTVLAAAIAAATSRIRVGTGGVMLPNHQPLVVAEQFGVLESLFPGRIDMGLGRSVGFTDGVRRALGRGKDAAEAFGEQVGELLDWFTGEQTAHRGVHALPAEGLRPAPFLLATGSGADLAAALGLPLVIAAVRGEDAMLRAVERYRTAFRPSPWAAAPYVVLSGTVAVAPTAEAAHRLLLPEAWSTAYSRTHGVFPPLQPASTVSSTPMTDRERSAFSAALAAGHLAGTPSDVAPALESLLLRSGAAEFLVTTSTYDRRRLLESYRLLATLLT; encoded by the coding sequence GTGAGTTCCGTACTGCGCGACACGCCGTTCTCGATCCTCGACCGGTCGAGGATCAGGGAAGGCGAGGACGGCTCGCGCGCCCTGCGCGAGACGGTGGCCCTCGCGCGGGAGGCCGAGGCCCTCGGCTACCACCGCTTCTGGGTCTCCGAGCACCACAGCGTGCCCGGCGTCGCCGGCTCCGCGCCCACGGTGCTGGCCGCCGCGATCGCCGCCGCCACCTCGCGGATCCGGGTCGGCACGGGCGGGGTGATGCTGCCCAACCACCAGCCGCTGGTGGTCGCCGAGCAGTTCGGCGTACTCGAATCGCTCTTCCCCGGCCGGATCGACATGGGCCTCGGCCGCTCGGTCGGTTTCACCGACGGGGTGCGGCGGGCGCTGGGCCGCGGCAAGGACGCGGCCGAGGCCTTCGGCGAGCAGGTCGGCGAGCTGCTCGACTGGTTCACCGGCGAGCAGACCGCCCACCGCGGGGTGCACGCCCTCCCGGCGGAGGGCCTGCGGCCCGCGCCCTTCCTGCTCGCCACCGGCAGCGGAGCCGACCTCGCCGCCGCGCTCGGGCTGCCGCTGGTCATCGCGGCGGTGCGCGGCGAGGACGCGATGCTGCGGGCGGTCGAGCGCTACCGGACCGCCTTCCGCCCCTCCCCCTGGGCCGCCGCCCCGTACGTCGTCCTCTCCGGCACGGTCGCCGTCGCCCCCACCGCCGAGGCGGCCCACCGCCTGCTCCTGCCAGAGGCCTGGTCGACGGCCTACTCGCGCACGCACGGTGTCTTCCCCCCGCTCCAGCCCGCCTCGACGGTCTCGTCCACGCCCATGACGGACCGTGAACGGTCCGCCTTCTCGGCGGCGCTGGCCGCCGGCCACCTGGCCGGCACGCCGTCCGACGTCGCGCCGGCGCTGGAGTCCCTGCTCCTGCGGAGCGGGGCGGCGGAATTCCTGGTGACGACCAGCACATATGACCGCCGTCGGCTTCTGGAGTCCTACCGCCTCCTGGCCACTCTCCTCACCTGA
- a CDS encoding GNAT family N-acetyltransferase has protein sequence MTVATAPLTAEHIPLAVQRYDRWFSRARRPPSQRAWLTDGPVRGDELVGRLHAVPGLEACRALDGDGHLIGYLAAQPVTLSADDPASLRTHPRSALVPYGGHALPGGRETEVLRSLYAKVAERLVADRRLVHYVQVPAGEVATAPWADLGFGRELVQGLMAVKARGRQPRGVEGLGIRRAGPGDLPQVGRMAAESSRRQRESAMFQPQPEGALAALRLHYADALADPRCGAWIASRRGEEIAMVLVVPATPDPVIPESCVELAEAYVEPSARGEGISRVLLATALAWAYDNGHRYIAARWHSASPLAAGHWPAVGFRPVGYRLSRVLDARIGGAPGSY, from the coding sequence ATGACTGTCGCCACCGCGCCGCTGACCGCCGAGCACATACCCCTGGCCGTGCAGCGCTACGACCGCTGGTTCTCGCGCGCCCGGCGTCCCCCGTCCCAGCGGGCCTGGCTGACCGACGGACCCGTGCGCGGCGACGAGCTGGTGGGCAGGCTGCACGCCGTCCCCGGCCTTGAGGCCTGCCGCGCCCTCGACGGCGACGGCCACCTGATCGGCTACCTCGCCGCCCAGCCGGTCACCCTCTCTGCCGACGACCCCGCGTCGCTGCGCACCCACCCGCGCTCGGCCCTGGTGCCCTACGGCGGCCACGCGCTGCCCGGCGGCCGGGAGACCGAGGTGCTGCGCTCGCTGTACGCCAAGGTGGCCGAGCGGCTGGTCGCCGACCGCCGCCTGGTGCACTACGTGCAGGTGCCGGCCGGCGAGGTCGCCACCGCCCCCTGGGCCGACCTCGGCTTCGGGCGCGAGCTGGTGCAGGGCCTGATGGCGGTCAAGGCCAGGGGCCGCCAGCCGCGCGGTGTCGAGGGCCTCGGCATCCGCAGGGCGGGGCCCGGCGACCTGCCGCAGGTGGGCAGGATGGCCGCGGAGTCCTCCCGGCGGCAGCGCGAGTCCGCGATGTTCCAGCCGCAGCCCGAGGGCGCGCTCGCCGCGCTGCGGCTGCACTATGCCGACGCGCTCGCCGACCCGCGCTGCGGCGCCTGGATCGCGTCCCGCAGGGGCGAGGAGATCGCCATGGTGCTCGTCGTGCCCGCCACCCCGGACCCGGTGATACCGGAGTCGTGCGTCGAGCTGGCCGAGGCGTACGTGGAGCCGTCCGCGCGCGGCGAGGGCATCAGCCGGGTGCTGCTGGCCACCGCGCTGGCGTGGGCGTACGACAACGGCCACCGCTACATCGCGGCCCGCTGGCACTCCGCCTCGCCGCTCGCGGCGGGGCACTGGCCCGCGGTCGGCTTCCGGCCGGTGGGCTACCGGCTCAGCAGGGTCCTCGACGCGCGGATCGGCGGAGCGCCGGGAAGCTACTGA
- a CDS encoding PLP-dependent aminotransferase family protein: MSQWTASVSAAHLARLLEPGPAPGGGGRKLPAYRGLADGVRLLVLEGRVQVAARLPAERELALALGVSRTTVAAAYEALRAEGFARSRRGAGSWTAIPEGHLLPSRSLEPLPPDAAGSVIDLGCAALPAPEPWLTRAMQGALAELPAYAATHGDFPAGLPVLREAIADRYTARGVPTMPEQIMVTTGAMGAIGAAARRVVGFGERVAVESPSYANVLELFRETGARLVPVALREGLGGWDMEAWRRVLRDAAPRMAYVMPDYHNPTGTLIGDEQRRELVEAARAAGTVVVADETMAELTLDGDDSGVRPMAAFDRGGTVMTVGSASKAVWAGLRIGWVRSTPDVVRRLVSARAYLDLGSPVVDQLAVAWLLRGGGWDQALATRRRRARECRDDLAAALREHTPDWDFTVPRGGMTMWVRTGDVSGSRVAVAGERLGVRVPSGPRFGVDGAFESYVRVPFTVSGSTAAEAAHRLAAAADLVRSGAAPDAESTGLFVA; the protein is encoded by the coding sequence ATGTCGCAGTGGACTGCGTCGGTCAGCGCGGCACATCTGGCCCGGCTGCTGGAGCCGGGCCCGGCGCCCGGCGGAGGCGGCCGCAAACTCCCCGCCTACCGCGGACTGGCCGACGGCGTAAGGCTGCTGGTGCTCGAAGGCCGGGTCCAGGTCGCGGCCCGGCTGCCCGCGGAGAGGGAGCTGGCGCTCGCGCTCGGGGTCAGCAGGACCACCGTCGCGGCCGCGTACGAAGCGCTGCGGGCCGAGGGCTTCGCGCGGTCCCGGCGTGGCGCAGGCAGTTGGACGGCGATCCCCGAGGGCCACCTCCTGCCCTCCCGCAGCCTCGAACCGCTGCCGCCGGACGCCGCCGGCTCGGTCATCGACCTCGGCTGCGCCGCGCTGCCCGCGCCCGAACCGTGGCTGACCCGCGCCATGCAGGGCGCGCTCGCCGAACTGCCCGCCTACGCCGCCACCCACGGCGACTTCCCCGCCGGCCTGCCGGTGCTGCGCGAGGCCATCGCCGACCGCTACACCGCCCGCGGCGTGCCGACCATGCCCGAGCAGATCATGGTGACCACCGGCGCGATGGGGGCGATAGGGGCCGCGGCCCGGCGGGTGGTCGGCTTCGGCGAACGCGTCGCCGTGGAGTCGCCCAGCTACGCCAACGTCCTCGAACTCTTCCGCGAGACCGGCGCCCGGCTGGTGCCGGTCGCGCTGCGCGAGGGCCTGGGCGGCTGGGACATGGAGGCGTGGCGCCGCGTGCTGCGCGACGCGGCGCCACGGATGGCGTACGTCATGCCGGATTACCACAACCCCACCGGCACGCTGATCGGCGACGAGCAGCGGCGCGAGCTGGTGGAGGCCGCCAGGGCCGCGGGCACGGTGGTCGTGGCCGACGAGACGATGGCCGAACTCACCCTCGACGGCGATGATTCGGGCGTACGTCCGATGGCCGCGTTCGACCGCGGCGGGACCGTGATGACGGTGGGCTCCGCCAGCAAGGCGGTCTGGGCCGGGCTGCGGATCGGCTGGGTCAGGTCCACACCCGACGTGGTGCGCCGGCTGGTCTCCGCCCGCGCCTACCTCGACCTCGGCTCGCCGGTCGTCGACCAGCTCGCCGTCGCCTGGCTGCTGCGCGGCGGCGGCTGGGACCAGGCGCTCGCAACCCGCCGCCGACGGGCCCGCGAATGCCGCGACGACCTCGCGGCGGCGCTGCGCGAGCACACGCCCGACTGGGACTTCACGGTGCCGCGCGGCGGCATGACGATGTGGGTACGCACGGGTGACGTGTCCGGCTCGCGGGTCGCCGTGGCCGGCGAACGCCTCGGCGTCCGCGTCCCCTCCGGCCCCCGCTTCGGCGTCGACGGCGCCTTCGAGTCCTACGTCCGCGTTCCCTTCACCGTCAGCGGCTCCACGGCGGCCGAGGCGGCCCATCGGCTCGCCGCCGCGGCTGATCTCGTCCGCTCGGGTGCGGCCCCCGACGCCGAATCCACCGGCCTCTTCGTGGCGTAG